One genomic window of Meleagris gallopavo isolate NT-WF06-2002-E0010 breed Aviagen turkey brand Nicholas breeding stock chromosome 22, Turkey_5.1, whole genome shotgun sequence includes the following:
- the LOC100544203 gene encoding cadherin-4, with translation MPSTCYPLILSSPTELEHEAQRQQNKKLEGKENHQPDKYSGEVPENRVEVVVANLTVMDRDQPHSPNWNAIYRIISGDPSGHFTIRTDPVTNEGMVTVVKAVDYEMNRAFMLTVMVSNQAPLASGIQMSFQSTAGVTISVTDVNEAPYFPTNHKLIRLEEGVPTGTVLTTFSAVDPDRFMQQAVRYSKLSDPANWLNINATNGQITTAAVLDRESDYIKNNVYEATFLAADNGIPPASGTGTLQIYLIDINDNAPELLPKEAQICEKPNLNVINITAADADIDPNVGPFVFELPSVPSAVRKNWTITRLNGDYAQLSLRIMYLEAGVYDVPIIVTDSGNPPLYNTSIIKVKVCPCDENGDCTTIGAVAAAGLGTGAIIAILICIIILLTMVLLFVVWMKRREKERHTKQLLIDPEDDVRDNILKYDEEGGGEEDQDYDLSQLQQPETMDHVLNKAPGVRRVDERPIGAEPQYPIRPVIPHPGDIGDFINEGLRAADNDPTAPPYDSLLVFDYEGSGSTAGSVSSLNSSSSGDQDYDYLNDWGPRFKKLADMYGGGEED, from the exons TATTCGGGGGAAGTTCCTGAGAACAGAGTGGAGGTTGTTGTTGCAAATTTGACAGTGATGGACCGGGACCAGCCTCACTCTCCCAACTGGAATGCCATCTACCGCATCATCAGCGGGGACCCCTCTGGCCACTTCACCATCCGGACAGACCCTGTCACCAATGAGGGCATGGTAACTGTGGTCAAG gCAGTCGACTACGAGATGAACAGAGCATTCATGCTGACAGTGATGGTATCCAACCAAGCACCCCTGGCCAGTGGAATCCAGATGTCCTTCCAGTCGACAGCAGGAGTCACCATTTCAGTTACGGATGTCAACGAAGCGCCGTACTTCCCAACAAACCACAAGCTAATCAGGCTGGAGGAAGGCGTGCCCACAGGGACGGTCCTCACGACCTTTTCAGCTGTAGATCCCGATCGCTTCATGCAGCAGGCAGTAAG aTACTCTAAGCTGTCAGATCCTGCAAACTGGCTGAACATTAATGCCACAAATGGTCAGATCACTACTGCTGCTGTCCTTGATCGAGAGTCAGACTACATTAAGAATAATGTCTACGAGGCCACATTCTTGGCGGCTGACAATG GTATACCCCCAGCCAGCGGCACTGGCACTCTGCAGATCTACCTAATCGACATCAACGATAATGCTCCTGAGCTCCTGCCAAAGGAAGCACAGATCTGTGAAAAGCCGAACCTGAATGTCATCAATATAACAGCCGCAGATGCTGACATCGATCCAAACGTTGGGCCCTTTGTCTTTGAGCTGCCAAGTGTGCCATCTGCGGTGAGAAAGAACTGGACCATAACACGACTGAATG GTGATTACGCCCAGCTTAGTTTACGGATCATGTACCTGGAAGCCGGTGTGTACGATGTGCCAATCATCGTGACGGACTCAGGAAACCCCCCCTTGTACAACACATCCATCATCAAAGTGAAGGTGTGCCCATGTGATGAGAACGGTGACTGTACCACCATTGGGGCGGTGGCTGCTGCAGGACTGGGTACGGGAGCCATCATCGCCATCCTGATCTGCATCATTATCTTACTAA CCATGGTGCTGCTGTTTGTGGTGTGGATGAAGCGCCGGGAGAAGGAGCGGCACACCAAGCAGCTCCTCATTGACCCCGAGGATGACGTGAGGGACAACATCCTGAAGTACGACGAGGAGGGCGGTGGAGAAGAAGATCAG GATTACGACTTAagccagctccagcagccagaGACCATGGATCACGTGCTGAACAAGGCACCTGGAGTCCGAAGGGTGGATGAGAGACCGATCGGTGCTGAGCCACAGTATCCTATAAGACCAGTAATCCCCCATCCAGGGGATATTGGTGACTTTATAAATGAG GGCCTGCGTGCGGCGGACAAcgaccccacagcccccccgTACGACTCACTGCTGGTCTTTGACTACGAGGGCAGCGGCTCCACCGCCGGCTCCGTCAGTTCCCTCAACTCCTCCAGCTCCGGGGACCAGGACTACGACTACCTGAACGACTGGGGGCCGCGCTTCAAGAAGCTGGCGGACATGTATGGAGGAGGCGAGGAGGATTGA